The following are from one region of the Acidobacteriota bacterium genome:
- a CDS encoding YdcF family protein, whose product MKKIVRIFRGLFAAVGILTVLFIAWMAAGLPIFIDRWLVKTEPPVEADYIVCLTNGFFANNIPTEAGFQRIYTSIQLHADGYGKKVVISGGGAGRVTEAEIYGEAAVWMGLPPEALAFDPKSGSTVDHPRYILEAEGVEITRDSNLLIVTSPHHARRVWLCFRKAGYTNYRIVARHTARKAGPEIVRTQRVSEFKEFRPSGKVYDDPILTSRRRVTNLMSALREWAGIAYYKVKGYI is encoded by the coding sequence ATGAAAAAAATCGTCCGGATCTTCAGGGGGTTGTTTGCCGCGGTCGGAATCCTGACGGTTCTGTTTATCGCCTGGATGGCGGCCGGCCTGCCGATCTTCATCGACCGGTGGCTCGTGAAGACGGAGCCTCCGGTCGAGGCCGATTACATTGTCTGCCTGACGAACGGCTTTTTCGCGAACAATATTCCCACCGAGGCGGGCTTCCAGCGGATCTACACCTCCATCCAGCTCCATGCCGACGGCTATGGAAAAAAAGTCGTGATCTCGGGGGGCGGCGCGGGGCGCGTGACCGAGGCGGAAATCTACGGCGAGGCGGCCGTATGGATGGGGCTTCCGCCCGAGGCGTTGGCCTTCGATCCGAAATCGGGATCGACGGTCGACCATCCCCGGTATATCCTGGAAGCGGAAGGCGTGGAGATCACGCGCGACAGCAACCTTCTGATCGTGACCTCGCCCCATCATGCGCGGCGTGTCTGGCTGTGTTTTAGGAAGGCCGGCTACACGAACTACCGGATCGTCGCACGGCATACGGCCCGAAAAGCCGGACCGGAGATCGTGCGCACCCAGCGGGTTTCCGAGTTCAAGGAGTTCCGGCCCAGCGGGAAAGTCTATGACGACCCCATCCTGACGTCCCGCCGCAGAGTAACGAATCTCATGTCCGCGCTCCGGGAGTGGGCGGGGATTGCCTATTATAAGGTTAAGGGTTATATCTGA
- a CDS encoding lysylphosphatidylglycerol synthase transmembrane domain-containing protein: MRSRRRRWTPAAAVIVTAAAVWLSVRKTDWGGVREAFVRADYGLVAAAVGVSLLAVVALSVRWRFLLRPGGDVGVGELFKLNIVSQAINILAPGRFGEVARSVMVARTGGDAGGGISTAFALGTVAVEKALDFLVFVVLWALVPALFSMRTAVREYTAAAVLGGVLAAVLAVFAWKPESVLRAAGKALRFLPAKFRSGGADFAEKGVEAFRILRRPGAAPVLGGLTLLVLAGEVLPIWLLFRALGLDVPFWTAFFVLIVLQVGKLPPSLPGKIGVYQFAVIMALAPFGVERDAALGYGIMLHIVTFVPRIVLGLVFGAGMGAAIWRGGMPAENREAGAK, encoded by the coding sequence GTGAGGTCGCGCCGTCGGCGATGGACGCCCGCGGCAGCCGTCATCGTCACCGCGGCGGCCGTCTGGCTCAGCGTAAGAAAGACGGATTGGGGGGGCGTTCGGGAAGCCTTTGTCCGGGCGGACTATGGACTTGTCGCGGCGGCGGTTGGTGTTTCGCTCCTGGCCGTTGTTGCACTCAGCGTGAGGTGGCGTTTTCTGCTGCGGCCGGGCGGTGATGTCGGTGTGGGCGAGCTTTTCAAACTGAACATTGTCTCGCAGGCCATCAACATCCTGGCTCCGGGGCGCTTCGGCGAAGTGGCCCGATCGGTGATGGTCGCCCGGACCGGAGGCGACGCAGGCGGGGGGATTTCGACCGCTTTCGCGCTGGGCACGGTCGCCGTCGAAAAGGCGCTCGATTTCCTGGTGTTTGTGGTTCTGTGGGCGCTTGTCCCAGCGCTGTTTTCGATGCGGACGGCCGTGCGGGAATACACGGCGGCCGCGGTGCTGGGAGGCGTCCTGGCCGCGGTGCTTGCCGTCTTTGCCTGGAAACCGGAGTCCGTGCTGCGGGCGGCCGGAAAGGCCCTGCGTTTTCTGCCGGCGAAATTCCGAAGCGGCGGGGCGGACTTTGCGGAGAAGGGCGTCGAAGCCTTCCGGATCCTGCGGCGGCCGGGCGCGGCGCCTGTTCTGGGCGGCCTGACGCTGCTTGTCCTGGCCGGGGAGGTCCTGCCGATCTGGCTGCTCTTTCGGGCCCTCGGACTGGACGTTCCGTTCTGGACCGCCTTTTTCGTCCTCATCGTTCTCCAGGTCGGGAAACTGCCGCCGTCCCTTCCGGGGAAAATCGGCGTCTACCAGTTTGCCGTGATTATGGCTCTGGCGCCCTTCGGTGTGGAGAGGGACGCGGCTCTTGGCTACGGCATCATGCTTCATATTGTGACGTTCGTGCCGCGAATTGTGCTGGGTTTGGTTTTCGGCGCCGGGATGGGCGCTGCGATATGGAGGGGTGGAATGCCGGCGGAAAACCGGGAGGCTGGTGCGAAATGA
- a CDS encoding class I SAM-dependent methyltransferase produces the protein MRFYGFSPRRVLVRKHLGERPEDVVLEIGPGSGNTARAVLGRTAGYWGVDISEAAVRNLREAFDGRRDVVFEAADVCGGGFLGRTFDRVFSVDTLEHVADGAAFFGFAGRHLAEGGTAVVCFPNGMPEPKGDAGVRHGATWFETREELESAARAAGFEIEEMLEIRDTAWQRGVRVVLWEGPRLVALGLLRVLRAIRENKPDVPVGRSSRVSRPGEATCEADKCDSGSRRPSDRDTYEGTESFRINARGGVVRDAAALWAGMAQGAARLFPPYRAFPAGADIMERRILLRLRKTRPEASKETGV, from the coding sequence ATGAGGTTTTACGGTTTTTCGCCGCGGCGTGTGCTCGTCCGGAAACACCTCGGGGAGCGGCCGGAGGACGTCGTTTTGGAAATCGGCCCGGGGTCGGGAAACACGGCGCGGGCGGTCCTCGGCCGGACGGCCGGATATTGGGGCGTCGATATCTCCGAGGCGGCCGTGCGGAACCTGCGCGAGGCCTTCGATGGGCGCCGGGATGTCGTTTTCGAGGCGGCCGATGTCTGCGGGGGAGGATTTTTGGGTCGGACCTTCGACCGGGTGTTCTCCGTGGACACGCTGGAGCATGTCGCGGATGGTGCGGCTTTTTTTGGGTTTGCAGGGCGGCATCTTGCGGAGGGAGGAACAGCGGTTGTCTGCTTTCCGAACGGGATGCCGGAACCGAAGGGGGACGCGGGGGTGCGGCACGGCGCGACCTGGTTCGAAACGCGCGAAGAGCTGGAGAGCGCGGCGCGGGCGGCCGGCTTCGAGATCGAGGAGATGCTCGAGATCCGCGACACGGCGTGGCAGCGTGGGGTACGGGTCGTGTTGTGGGAGGGACCGAGGCTGGTTGCCTTGGGGTTGTTGCGGGTCTTGAGGGCGATACGGGAAAATAAACCGGATGTCCCGGTAGGCCGAAGTTCGAGAGTTTCGCGTCCGGGAGAGGCGACTTGCGAAGCTGACAAATGCGATTCGGGCTCGAGACGGCCGTCGGATCGGGACACCTATGAGGGAACGGAGTCTTTCCGCATCAATGCGCGGGGGGGCGTTGTCCGCGATGCGGCGGCCCTTTGGGCGGGGATGGCGCAGGGCGCGGCCCGCCTGTTTCCGCCGTACAGGGCTTTTCCGGCCGGAGCGGATATCATGGAGCGGCGGATTCTTCTGCGACTGCGAAAGACCCGTCCGGAGGCCTCAAAAGAAACCGGTGTTTGA
- a CDS encoding sugar transferase — MTTLARGGRIERVGTDFEVRRRAGGAARYAGGWAKRAIDVLASALLLGLSLPFWPMLALMVKIGSEGPVFYRQTRMGREGRVFFIRKFRSMIHPAEENGALWAGEGDPRITVVGHVLRRLHLDELPQMLNVLRGDMSLVGPRPERPEFVRRLAEEILHYDLRHRVKPGITGWAQVNYPYASSIEASREKLDWDLFYVLNAGMALDMKILLRTAFAVLKWRE, encoded by the coding sequence ATGACAACCCTGGCGCGCGGCGGCCGGATCGAACGCGTCGGCACGGACTTCGAAGTTCGGCGCCGGGCGGGCGGCGCGGCCCGATATGCCGGGGGGTGGGCCAAACGGGCGATCGATGTTCTTGCGTCGGCGCTTCTTCTTGGGCTGAGTCTTCCCTTCTGGCCGATGCTCGCCCTGATGGTCAAGATCGGGTCGGAGGGGCCCGTGTTTTACAGGCAGACGCGCATGGGGCGGGAAGGGCGCGTGTTTTTCATCCGCAAGTTCCGGTCCATGATTCACCCGGCCGAGGAGAATGGCGCGCTGTGGGCGGGGGAGGGCGATCCGAGGATCACGGTTGTCGGCCATGTTCTGCGGCGGCTGCACCTGGATGAGCTGCCTCAGATGCTCAACGTCCTGCGTGGAGACATGAGCCTGGTCGGCCCGCGGCCGGAGAGGCCCGAGTTCGTGCGGCGGCTTGCGGAGGAAATCCTGCATTACGATCTTCGTCACCGGGTCAAGCCGGGCATCACGGGCTGGGCCCAGGTCAACTACCCCTACGCCTCGTCCATCGAGGCCTCGCGCGAAAAGCTCGACTGGGATCTGTTTTATGTTTTGAATGCCGGGATGGCCCTGGATATGAAAATCCTGTTGAGGACGGCCTTTGCCGTGCTGAAGTGGCGGGAGTGA